Genomic segment of Drosophila simulans strain w501 chromosome 2R, Prin_Dsim_3.1, whole genome shotgun sequence:
GTGTTGATTCCTTTCCTCGACAAGGACGCAATCCTCCCAGAAAATCTGCTCCTTCCGTATGCATGTGGCAGTTGAGAATGCGCAGCTGGACATCAGCGATGCTAGCAAGAAGTTGGCACACGGTGGTCTTGCCACAGCCCGTTGGGCCAACCAATAAAACAGGCTCGTCGAACTCCAAGGCCTTGGCAGTGACCACGGCCATGCGTGTCATATTCCGAGTCCAAACGATGTCGTCGCGCAGCTTAAAGTTTCTTATGGCGTCAAGAATTTTTCTACTTACCATAGAGGAGTTTTCCCTCTCGGTTTGAATATCAAACAGCGTCTGGAGATCAAGCTTTTTGCGGAAGTTGGCGAAAAGAGTCTTCTCTATCAGCTCGTGTTCCTCCTGTGAACGGACTTTTGAGGATAGTACCAGGTAGCCTTCCTCAACGAGATGCTGGTTCCAGTCGTATCTGTTGTCATCGTGCAGAGACTTATCCGCATGGGTGTATCGATTGCCCCACCGGAAAAGATCGCGCAGGGTGAAGACCTGCTTGGAGGTATTTTTGCGATGTTGCTGCAATTGGGTCATGCATTGGACCATCTTGCGGGCATATGTCGGTGGAATAAAGCAACGCTTTTCGAGAATGGTTTCCAACTCTCCGCGTGGTATGTCAGCGAAGTGAAGCTCTATAAAACGATTTTTGAAGGCACGAGACAGCGTTTTCCTTCCTCCATAAAGACCTGGAGGATTCTGTGTGGCAAACAACATAAAGTTGGGATGAGCTTTCACCAAAGTCTGCGTCTCTGCAATATACAGCTCCCTGTTGTCATCCAACACTCGATTTAGGGCCTCCAAAATATCTGTAGACGCAAGATTGAGTTCGTCCAGTATAATCCAGAAGCCATGGCGCATGGCTTGCACCAGTACTCCCTCCCTGAATGTCAGCTTTCCATCCAAATCTGCTGCGTACGTTCCAATATACTCCTGAAGATCCGTGTGCTCGTGGTTGTTAATGCGCAGACATCGATTTCCGCTCCTTCTAGCCACGTAGTCAATCAAACTGGTTTTACCCGCACTGGTGGGTCCCTGAAGCAGAATCGGTAGTTTTCCAATCGAGATGATTCGAGCCAGATCCTTCAGATTCTTCTTTACACTCTCCGTAAGAATATAGTGGGTACACGGCTGAGGCTCCAGATTGCCCGGCTGGATCCAGTATCCCTCGAAGTCCAGATAATTCTCTCCCAATTGTGGCAACTGCTTACTTAATATAGCTTTGACATTCGAAAGGAGCGCATTCTGGATGAGAAGAAGCACCACGTGGTGCGAGTCCGGATCCAATTGGGTGAGAAAACTCAAACAGAAACTCTCGTACAAGTTTCGCTCGATAGAGCCGCACAGATTTCTGGCGCAGATACGCAAACTACGACACAGTGTACGCAGGGAATACACCGGCCGATTCCCAAGACCATCGTTTAGCTGCAGCTCGGAAAGTTTCCGCAGAGACTTGTATAGCTGAACGATGCTGTGTACGGACTTCCTCTGGATGCCTGTGTTTGCCAAATAATCGCTCACCAACAAACTCAAATCTGCATCCGTTGTAAGTTCATCTACAAAGAATTCCGTGAAGCGATTACGTATGCCCACAGGCAAATCCTTCTTGCCAATGTCCGTATTGGGATTCATACACGCAAAGATGCGGAAATCTGGATGCCGTTTTACTGGAGTGAAATCACCACGTTCCAAGAGAACCACTGAACCCTCCGGTTCTAGGATGGTTGAGAGACATTCTAACGTCTCGGCTGaggccaaattaatttcatccAACAAAACCCAGTCTCCGTTGCTGATGCAGTTTACCAAAGAGCCGGGTATAAAGGCGAAGGAGATGTTGATGCTCTTATCCAGTTGCATTTGAAGCTTCTGTAACTTTTCTCTCAGCGTCTGCCAGCGGGGAAGCAACTTATTCGCCTTCAGTTCCGGATTCTTGGCCACCTGCAGGCAAATATTGATCATGGTGCGAATGATCACAGCATGACGACCACTGTTGTAGTGTGTGGCGAACAAGCGCAGAAACTGCAAGTTCTTCTCTTGATTGAAGGTGTCGCACAAAAGGTACTCGAATTCATTTCGCAGTGGTGCCAGTACGTAGTTGAGTTCCACGGGCTTAAAGCCGCCTACCAAATCCGACACATCTGATTGGTTGTTCATATTGACCACCACCAATTTATGCTCCGTCCGCTCGGCAAGGTATTGTACTGAAGATGTCTTGCCCACTCCGGTTTCGCCCACCAAAAGAACTGGCTCAGAATGGGTGACGCACACAGCAATCCGTTCCAAGATGCAGCTGGCGAGCCGAGTGAACGAAAAGGTGGTTCTCTTGTTGCTGACTTTACCAATTGCTCTTCTTGTTTGTTGTGATAACTTTTGGCGCTTCAGGTCATGCTCCGAAATATCTTCATTCTCACTATTATTTAAATccgatttggccaaaaggctcGCTCTTCCAATTTTTATGTGCTCCAGTCCAAATTCCACATCTGGCTTGTATTCGTTTGCAAAATGTTCGCAACGAGAACGGATGATCCCCAGTTTGGCTCCTATGCTCGTGATCAAGGTAACCTTTTCTTTGCTCTGCGGTAGATAAGAACAAAATACGTCTACTGCGTTTTGGAAAACGAAATAGGCACATTCCGAGCTAGTCACTGAAAACTGTGGGTTGGAGCGGTGGCACAGCTTTACCAAATCACGGGTCGACACCAATCTGCCAGAATTGGGGCTCGAGGTAAGAGGCACTTGCTCGAAGGGAAGGGCCACATATTGCTCTGTGTTGTCTGCCTTGTCGCCCGATTCCTGCTGCCTCAAGTTATCCGCGGATGTGTGATTACCACTGGAGAAGGTGAGGAATACATCCACAATCCTATTGGCCACTGTCGACAGTTTGGGATAGTTGATACTGACCATTTTGCATAGCTCATTCCGGGACAGAGGAAGTATATTGATGGTATATAGATATTTGTCCAAAAGTGAATAAAGCGATTTTTGGCTTGAGTTGCTGGCTGATTTGTTCGTACTAAGAGATAAAAGTAGTTATTAAACACATTCATATaaacgtttttaattttcttaccGCACTGTGACAAACAACTGAAACCCGGGCTCTATTTTCACGGAATCACGAAATCCGGGAACACTAAGGCATTGACGCTCTAAAAGGCTACTAAGAATGGTGTAGGTGTCTTGCGTTGCAGCATCCAAATCCTCCAGCAACAACCAATAACCATGCATAACGGCCtacaattataaatatgtggtaaaaaaaatacttataaaaATTGACTTATTAACTAACCTGTGTCAAAACACCTGGCAACCAAACAAACTCTCCAGGCACATCAGTGCAGCGATATTGGCCTAGTAGCATCTTGCTATCGGTCTGATCTCCAAGCTGAATACGTAAAAATCCACTCTTTTTGGTAGTCTCGCCCAGGTCCAGTAATTCTTCCAGAGGCAACTCCTCCAGCTTGCGCTTGCTTCCTGTTGTCTTTGCCTTCTTTTTCGGTGTCAATAATTGTTCCTCCTCTTCAGCTTTCTTTAAAGCCTTCTCCCTACTTTCAATCTCATTTGGCTTGGGACAAATGCGTCCAGTTTTACGGGCCAGGTACTCAATAAGCGTGGTTTTGCCACAACCCACGGGTCCAGAGAGACAGATGGGCTTGGCAGCTGCTACTCCTAGGGCAATGCTCCGCAAATTAACCACAGTTGAATCCACCTTTACAATGCGATCGTAGCATCCATCGGTGCTTGCATAGAACTCTAGGTTCTCCTTATTAAATGTGGGCAGTAAAACACCCTCGATATTTGTCACGGATTGATTGATTCCCTGCAAATGCAGGTTCAGTAGTTGGTCGGAAGCATCTGGTGTATAGCTGCAGAGGTTGTTTCTGGCTGTGTTCCATGCCTGCTCCCTTTCCTGATCGAACTCCAGACGTGTTTTAGTCGATATTTTCTCGTTCAAAGAATTTAGCTGAGGGGCACTCATGTTGGTCAGCATAGCCACGATGTAGTTGCAATAAAGCTGTGTCTTCGGGCTGGATGAATTGTGTGTATATGTTGCTATAAAGCTGGACCAGTCCCACAGCTCGCGGAAATAGGGCGTATCACTTTTCAGCAATTGAAAGCAGCATTTGATGAGCTCCAAATCTTCTAGATTATCAGCGTGATTGCCATTTTTAGACTTTTTACTAGGCAGACTGCCATTACTCTGTTGTTTCTCAAAAGGAGCTGGCTTGTCGTGAAAGTAGCTTTTGGCAAATCTGAAAGATACgtgtttaaatgtttatggTAAGAAATGTTTAATCATAAAAACCTACCTTTGCGCATCGAGCGAGAAATTCATGAGCTTGGACAGCGCCACGCACTCCAGCTGATACGTATGAAATCTTTGGCTAGCGGAGTCCCATCGGAGCGCCATGGagagcagcagaagaagctgCTCCTCAAAACTAGCGGCAATCGGCACCGTGTAAGCAGGCAGAGGCAGTTGCTCACTGAGCGACCGGAATAGTCGCTCCACATCCTGAGGCACGTATTTCTAAAGCATGAACAAGAAATAAGCCTTATACTCTGCAATACATCAAAGCTAACTCACCTGCTTCTTGATAAACTTCTGTAAACTTTGTGAAAACACGTTGTCTTCAGATTCGTTCGCAGTAAGTTCCAGCAACCGCTGGGCGCCTAGCCGCAGCTTGCTGACGTTCACCTCCATTTCAACAGGATCCACTCAACTGATTTTTAAGGGCTATTTCTATTATATTTAACCTTTTCCAGCTCAAATTGCAGCACTATGTCCCGGAATGAATGGCAAAACACACGCGAATTTAAAACACGTGCAACAAACACAACCAGTGGTACCACCCTGTTCGTTGTCGACCATATGATCGGAACATAGTGGCAGGGCTCCctgtttgtttacctttttgcCGGCACGCCACTGTAGTCTGGCAACGCTAAATGGGTGTTTTGCTTGgtgcttgttgttgtggcttaTGTTTACATTTAAGCGACAGTGTTCACTCAATAGAGCGAACCGAAGGATACTGTTAACAGAATATTAttatcaaacattttaaaaatatcagtGGATTTAAATCAAGtcaagatttttatttatttttatctattattattttatacacatatatatttatttttatttattttagttaaatatatttattggacTTATAGTTAGGGACCAATTTGATTTCTTTAAGAATAGTCggaaatttttttattgtatcaTCTAAGAATAttaaatcttttgtttttgataattCATGGAATATAAATGGAGACTCATTTGGCGTTGCCATATGCCCAAGGCAACTGTTCGTTTTCCTAGCGCGAGCCAAAGTTTAACATCCGTCTTTACCAGAAAATCTTACCAGAATCGTTTTTAAGATGAATtctaattataaaatattgaacaTCCAGGCTCACTCCTGGGTGGATAAGCCCAAGATGGTATTTCCAACTATTACCAAGCCCGTTTCGATTGGCTGTTTCGTCTGGTCGCCAAACGGGCAATTTAAACCGAATTCTCAAAAAGTGCCCTGTCTAGTGGTACCGCCAACCATCAAATTTCCCATTTCTCTACGGTACGAAGATTCAACGCCGAAGCTGGAAAAGAAGCCCAAAATTTTTCTGGACAATATGCTCCAGTTTATAGAATCTTCGTCGCACATGTACGTTATGGCAGGAAACAACCGGCAGGCACGGCTAAATGCCAATATAGTGTGCACCAGCGAAGTTCTGGAGCTGATGATGTGTGCTCCCTACGAAAAGAAGACTGGATGGTCTCTGGGTGTTACCCGGTATCGCAACACAATGTACATCTGCCGCATTGATGTCGAACGACCCGACCCCTTTACTGAAGACAATCTGAAGAGGGTCATGCACGAATTATGGCTTAGGAAGCTTCGAACCCATTGTGTATTTGGTACGCAGTCTCATGAAACATCCATCAACCTTCAAATTGCTAAcgtattttgtattcttttaGAGAACGGCATTGAGATGCACCATCAATCTTCTGAAGAACATTTACGCTTTCATGGTGTCTTTTCCTTTAATTTGAATGGTGTCCGAGTGATATTTGATTCGCCAGTACTAGCCGAGAATCCAAGCACAACATTGTAAGTCTTTGCCAAAGCTTCCCAGGCTTACAAGCTGCATTGCTAAACCATTCAGTTTCCGATTTTAAGGAATGGGTCTGCTCCAAGCTGGGTGGACCTGCAGATACGCCCTATGTGCATGAGTCGACTGGATTGGTCAGTGCACAATCGCACAGAGGCCCTTAAGTGGTGGGTCAAGTGTTTTCTGCTGGGAATCGACAGCCTCTATATAGCCCACCGCGATGAAAACGCCCATGTGCACAACATCGAAAAGACTTTGGTGGGGGATTTATGGAAGTCTTGCGTTAGTATACTTAAATGAAGCATTTTATGCAAGTTTATTGCTCAGTTTTGTAACATCCGAGCAACATTTCCTGTTCTAGTAActcaatttttcatttacagGAAAAAGATTGGTCGACCACAGTGTGCGCCAACTTCATGGTTCACCTACTCACTTGTATTTCCCAAGTTATGGCGCCGATCGACTGTCCCAGCACCGTATACCTATTTCAGTTCGACGCGCGCCAAGGAACAGTATCATACGAGAGCTTACGCGGGCGCAGTCAGTACACGTTCGTTTCGGACTGGTTCCGGATGATGCTGGACGATCATACGACCGATATGTGGATGACACCGAATTTGGAAACCATGTCTTCCACAGTTTACCAAAAACAATGAGCAATTACAAAGATATGTGAATACCTTAATAACAGAACGACAAAAGTGgttaactaattaaatgaaGATTTAAGTTTATTGCGACATAATCATCAAATTGTGTTCGTACGCGTTTCATCActatcaaataatttaatacattttttcgcTCAAGTATTGTGGAGAATGCATTcgattttacaaaaatatggAAATGCTAGTTGGCGGCCAGTTCAACCCGGCGTGCAGCTTAGAGCTCGGTCTTCTTGGGCTTGCCGCTGCGGTCGAAGCCCTTCAGTTCTGTGGTCGCCTCCTTGGCGATGTACTTAAGGAAGTCATCTACCTCGCGACCTCCGTTGTAGCTGACTGGCTTGTTCTTGGCGTCCTTGGGCAGCCAGAAGAGGGTGGGGAAGCCGCGCACGTTGAACTCCGGCGGCACGTCGTTGGCGGTGGCGTCCATCTTGACGATGGCCACATCTTCGTCCTGCAGCTTCTCGGCCAGCTCCTCGTAGATGGGAGTCAGCTTCTTGCAGTGGCCGCACCATGGGGCGTAGAACTCAATCAGCGTGTCTTTGCCGTTGTTGATAACCAGATCGTCGAAGTTCTTGGCGACGGCCACCTTGACGGGAGCGTCGTTCGACTCGGGAATAGGCTCACTCTTAATGTACGGCTCCAGCTCATTCGCCAGCAGCTTCTCGACAAAGTCCTGCAGATTCTCCACTGAGAACTCGTCCTTTAGGGCGTATTTGAGATTCTTTTCGTCGCGAGCCAATACCACTGGCTTGTCACCAACGAAATCGTAGCCATACTCGTTCAACTCGTGCTGGAAGTCATCCTTGGAGGCGATCGCAAAGTTGATTTGACCGACAAACTCCTTGGCCACCTTGAGCACACGGTTGCGCCAGTAGTTCGTTCCCTTGGGGTTCTTCTGGTAGTCCACGCTGTAGTAGGCAGTGATCAAGGGGTTCTGGAAGTCCTTGACCGAATCCTGAGTGCGGTGTCCCACAAGACCATGGCTGGAGTAGAGAGCAATAATAGAGCACATGCACCAGAAGGTAACAACATTTCCAAACTACTTACTAGTTCTCCTTGACAAAGGTAGACAGATCGGACTCGGAGCTACCCTCGAACTTAATAGAAGATGACTCGAACTTGTTGCTCAAATGGGGCGCACGAATAAGCACAATCTTGTCGCTGGAAGGGATTGAAAAGCATCacagatattttaattaaattttaacatAAAAACCTTGGAGCAAGTTAAATGAACAATGAAGTAGATGAACCTTTCATtacatttaaacaaatatgaaaatccCAATTAGGCTCTAGTTTATTAAcacttataaaatataaaaaacgaaaaaacacATAATAGACGGATGTATGAGTCTTGATTAGAGCCTCCCACTTACGTTTCGCCCTGCTTTTCGAGGACTTCCTTTTCGCTGGAATGTCCAAAGCGGTACTTCTCGCGGTTCTTATCGGCGAACTTCAGGaaaatcttggccagcttggaGTCGCTGTCGCTGAAGTAGCCGAACAGCGTGGTGTCCTTGGTGTCCAGGAACTTCTTCAGCTCGGCAACGGTGCGCACGGTCTTTGAGGCGGGTCCCACTTGGGCGCGCATGTACTTGGCAATGCCGCTGGCTTCGCGTGGTCCATTGTAGTCCTGCGACACCTCATCCTGACGGAAGATCTTCAGCGTTGGGTAGCCGCTGACGGAGTACTTGCTGCACGTTTCCTTTCCAGCTTCCGTACAGTCAACCTTGGCCAGTTTGATTGGCGGGTCATCGT
This window contains:
- the LOC6734055 gene encoding protein disulfide-isomerase A3, with the translated sequence MMWRLAGVLLLGFIAISSGAEQDVLELGDDDFATTLKQHETTLVMFYAPWCGHCKRLKPEYAKAAEIVKDDDPPIKLAKVDCTEAGKETCSKYSVSGYPTLKIFRQDEVSQDYNGPREASGIAKYMRAQVGPASKTVRTVAELKKFLDTKDTTLFGYFSDSDSKLAKIFLKFADKNREKYRFGHSSEKEVLEKQGETDKIVLIRAPHLSNKFESSSIKFEGSSESDLSTFVKENYHGLVGHRTQDSVKDFQNPLITAYYSVDYQKNPKGTNYWRNRVLKVAKEFVGQINFAIASKDDFQHELNEYGYDFVGDKPVVLARDEKNLKYALKDEFSVENLQDFVEKLLANELEPYIKSEPIPESNDAPVKVAVAKNFDDLVINNGKDTLIEFYAPWCGHCKKLTPIYEELAEKLQDEDVAIVKMDATANDVPPEFNVRGFPTLFWLPKDAKNKPVSYNGGREVDDFLKYIAKEATTELKGFDRSGKPKKTEL
- the LOC6734054 gene encoding protein cutoff isoform X1, which codes for MNSNYKILNIQAHSWVDKPKMVFPTITKPVSIGCFVWSPNGQFKPNSQKVPCLVVPPTIKFPISLRYEDSTPKLEKKPKIFLDNMLQFIESSSHMYVMAGNNRQARLNANIVCTSEVLELMMCAPYEKKTGWSLGVTRYRNTMYICRIDVERPDPFTEDNLKRVMHELWLRKLRTHCVFENGIEMHHQSSEEHLRFHGVFSFNLNGVRVIFDSPVLAENPSTTLNGSAPSWVDLQIRPMCMSRLDWSVHNRTEALKWWVKCFLLGIDSLYIAHRDENAHVHNIEKTLVGDLWKSCEKDWSTTVCANFMVHLLTCISQVMAPIDCPSTVYLFQFDARQGTVSYESLRGRSQYTFVSDWFRMMLDDHTTDMWMTPNLETMSSTVYQKQ
- the LOC6734054 gene encoding protein cutoff isoform X2 codes for the protein MVFPTITKPVSIGCFVWSPNGQFKPNSQKVPCLVVPPTIKFPISLRYEDSTPKLEKKPKIFLDNMLQFIESSSHMYVMAGNNRQARLNANIVCTSEVLELMMCAPYEKKTGWSLGVTRYRNTMYICRIDVERPDPFTEDNLKRVMHELWLRKLRTHCVFENGIEMHHQSSEEHLRFHGVFSFNLNGVRVIFDSPVLAENPSTTLNGSAPSWVDLQIRPMCMSRLDWSVHNRTEALKWWVKCFLLGIDSLYIAHRDENAHVHNIEKTLVGDLWKSCEKDWSTTVCANFMVHLLTCISQVMAPIDCPSTVYLFQFDARQGTVSYESLRGRSQYTFVSDWFRMMLDDHTTDMWMTPNLETMSSTVYQKQ